In Isoptericola jiangsuensis, the following proteins share a genomic window:
- a CDS encoding winged helix-turn-helix transcriptional regulator encodes MAELLILTPATGGSVEVLPALGLLTHKVRVLPMEPSALVDAPDADVVLLDARRDLVAARTTCRLLHATGLTVPLVLILTEGGLTVVNHEWGADDLLLETASPAEVEARLRLVVERSARGPAEDSPQEISAGELAIDAGGYTARLRGRPLDLTYKEFELLKYLVQHPGRVFTRAQLLQEVWGYDYYGGTRTVDVHVRRLRAKLGPEHEQLIGTVRNVGYRFDPPKERAADGGSDPGTHGSAAPVTSGG; translated from the coding sequence CGAGGTGCTGCCCGCACTCGGCCTTCTCACGCACAAGGTGCGCGTGCTGCCGATGGAGCCGTCCGCCCTGGTGGACGCACCGGACGCCGACGTCGTCCTGCTCGACGCACGGCGTGACCTGGTGGCCGCCCGGACCACCTGCCGGCTCCTGCACGCCACCGGACTGACGGTGCCGCTCGTGCTGATCCTCACCGAGGGCGGCCTCACCGTCGTCAACCACGAGTGGGGTGCCGACGACCTCCTGCTGGAGACCGCCTCCCCCGCCGAGGTCGAGGCCCGCCTGCGGCTCGTCGTCGAGCGGTCCGCCCGCGGTCCGGCCGAGGACTCCCCGCAGGAGATCTCCGCCGGTGAGCTCGCCATCGACGCCGGCGGGTACACCGCCCGGCTGCGCGGCCGCCCCCTCGACCTCACCTACAAGGAGTTCGAGCTCCTCAAGTACCTCGTGCAGCACCCCGGCCGCGTCTTCACCCGCGCCCAGCTGCTCCAGGAGGTCTGGGGATACGACTACTACGGCGGCACCCGCACCGTCGACGTCCACGTGCGGCGCCTGCGCGCCAAGCTCGGGCCCGAGCACGAGCAGCTCATCGGCACCGTCCGCAACGTCGGCTACCGGTTCGACCCGCCCAAGGAGCGCGCCGCCGACGGCGGCAGCGACCCCGGCACGCACGGGTCCGCCGCGCCGGTCACGTCCGGCGGCTGA